Genomic segment of Molothrus aeneus isolate 106 chromosome 3, BPBGC_Maene_1.0, whole genome shotgun sequence:
AACTGTTTGGGATATCTAATAGCTAGTTTGATTCTTCCCATATTTTATTCTATATCCTGTACAAATAACCTGAGAGATTCTCCTTCAGAGAATACTGGGAATTGCAAGTAAAGAGTTTCTGCTACTGTGACAAGTGATGGCCAGTCATCTTGACAATAGACATTGTAGTCTCTTAATAACTTCTGAACTTTACTGCCAGGGAAAGGTAATAAAAGTAAGAAGGGtaagaaaggcaaaaaataatAGATTTCTTCATGCAGtaattgctttatttattaattagaTGAATGTACTGAGGGTATTCATTGGATCCCCACATGGTCTGAACCTTCGTAATGTTTTGTGGCATGGATTTGCATCACCACAAGAAATTCCTGCCAAGTAAGTTACCAGGAAAAGAATACTCCTTTTCTTACCAGTCAGACTTGTGAGTTCTTGGAAAGTGGTTAGTAACCCCCTACTTCTCTTATGGGAAAGAAATTTCCCTTGCAGcttctccttcttttggaaatgGATTTCCATAGAATACTTCAGCCATTACAAAGATGGCCAGTATTAGGTCCAGCGGGTTTTGTACTGTtagggaaaacaagaaaatttaacttttttttttttttttttttaagtcaggGCAGTGAGGAGTAACTTGGAACAAAAGACAGAGTAATGGGGTAGAAGGAGAAGCAACAGCAGCGAATGTAGAATACAGTGATGTTTTAATCTAATTCTACACTTTGTTTCATGCTTATGAATGCAATTAATTATTAAGTGCTCCTACTTAGATGGGGAGAGTACATTCtgggtgttttttaaaaaccaaaaaaaaccctttgttCCTAACTCACAAATGTTGGTTCTTTgcagaaaaaattctttgtatAAGCTTTTCTAATATATTGTGGTATTCTCCCTAGATACTGTGCTATGCTGCTCTTTTTAACTGCAGGATTGGGTCAGTTGTTACAGACTTATCTTCTGCAAACTAAAAGTGTTTTAGTACATCGACCTTATGTGATCTTCATTAGCTTAGAGGAGCTTGATGCATTTCCAGGCAAGTATTTAACCACtagcaattattttattttcctgtatttgCTATTGTTTCCTTGTCCAAAAGTGCTGTTGAAAATAATGCATTTCCCAGAGTTCCAAGATTAAATTTTAACTAGGATACCTATATACACTGTCATTAGATGAACCAGTCATGCTTGTAGGGCAACTTCTTAATATGTAGACAGTTCACTGACTATTGAGTAAAAGACTGCTGCATTCTAAAATAATTGCAACACATTGAAACGTGAAATATGGCTGCTTCTAAAAGACTTCAGCTGTATGTTACATTTTTTAGATTATGCGAATTAATTTCATGTAACAGTCATCTAGTTTGCCTTTATGAAATCTAACTTTTTTCAGAATCAATGGGTTCCAGCTGCAAGGGTCCCAGCAGGAGTGCCCTGAGTCTTACAGGGAAGGTAGTATTGAAACAGAGTAAAAGGTGGTGACACATCTTTACTACACTAATGCCTTTctcagggaaggatttgaagTGTCAGATTAAAATCTTCTCCCGGCCCACACACCTTGTTTGGTTTATTCCTACTATTTTAAGGCAATAACAATATAGGGGATCTTGGTGTCAGTGGTGATCATGATCCATTCATGCTATATAATCAGTGGAACAACTGTCCCAGAAATTGAgacagggattttgggaatcaAATCAATAATTATGTAGTGTAAATCTTATGGCTGTTGATTTGCTTTGAAAAAACACTTACTGTAATCAAGTAACACTTATCATTTTAAGCTTTCTCTTGAATAAGACATTTATAATATGAATTTATAAGTGTGGGTTTCATTACACGGTAGCATTGAAGTATGAAGTGTTAGTTTATAATGCTGTACttttaacacagaaaatttataaaatagtAACTACGTGCTCATGTTCAAATGTTCATACTATTGTATTGATTCTGGCTGAATAAAAATGATTCATAAATATTATACTTTTCTAAAGTATCTGAAGTAGATAGAGAACAACTCAATAGAAGCTGGGTCCAGTTGCTATGTAGTCtttcaataaaaagcaaacatgactttttaaactgattttactctataattttatattatcaCCAGAAATACAATCTTACATATTTAAATTCTGATCTTAAGTATGGCTACTGTTGTACTTGCTTagttaaaagaaaattgatAACTTTTAAATTTCCCTTTACAAATGTTGAAATTATATCAtatttttagtaaaatatttaatattcctTAGTCAGGTGTAGATTATGTGTAATTTTTCaatgttgtttttttaacttgCAGATCTTAATAGTGAAATACTTTCCATAGCTGAAGAACTTGTAAAACTGTCCagttttgtattaaaaattatgttaCCATTTTGGATCGCTGCTTTAACAGCTTTCAAGCAAAGCAGGTaagattttgtaatttttttaaatagaaactaaaaagaatatattctgtatttttataacTACATTTGCAGATTCCAAGGCTTCATACTAAATTACTTCACAGCATATAGTTATGCTTTGTTACGGTGATGTCTTGGAAAGTTCATTGAGTTATGGCTTTGTTTTGTGCCAACTAAGATTATAAACTATATTTTGAAGCCCAAAAAGAGCTGTTGGAGATGTAGCAAAAAAGGAGAGGTTTACAAAGCAAGTGGAAAGAAATCTTCGTATGTTAAATCAcacatattttgaattttaaaaaaaagtgtattgttttgttttcctctcccatGCTCCATCTTTTTGTGAGTTATTCTCATCTCTGAGCTTGGATTCAGTGGTCAGTTTCTGTTTGGCACAGGTAGTCATTTATTGTTTGTTTACAAAGTTCATTACAAAGGAATTTTGTAAGGGTTGTTTAGCCTGAGACTGTAACTCTGAAATGCTTTATATttataaggaagaaaaacaccCCTTTGGATATCTCTGTTACTTTTTCAGATATGCTGACAGTGTGATTCTCTTACTTCCTCAGCTGGAAGCTGGACTTAGATTGCTCTTCACTACAACTAATAAATGTCCAAATCGATTGCTAACAGCGGAGGTAAACTTTTGTCTAAAGTCAATTATGATTTAGTGCTTACAATATTTACAAAAGAGTTATTCTAGAAGTCTAATGTCTATAACCATTTACAGATTTTCCCCACAAAATTTCAATCAATTTTGTAACATTATTTACAGATCTCCAGTTGTGATTCATGAAtgcctttaatatttttttaaatgtctgccTCTAAAAAGGACTGAAAAAGTAGTGGAAGATTAAAGTTCAGAAACAGTAGTTTAGGGTGAAAAGCAGGACATGatatatttgctttaaaaaactgAGCACAAGATcccaaaatgccttttttcatTCATAAGGGGACTTTTTTGCTATTCATGCACCTCTGGTATCTTATGCAAATGAATAAACTAAAGTTTTATATACATGACTAGTTAATTGATTTTGTTTGAAAACCAAATAAtattatttgtgttttgttctAGTCTTCTGCTCTCTACACCACTTTTGATGAGGTACTGTgattttttctaaatatatatCAATGTCAGAATTTAAACCATGCATGTTTTCCATTACTAGAGTTAAGAATGCACTTTCTTTTGTTGAATATGGCATTATTTCTAACTTTTTTCCCAAGTAAAAGATGGTGGACAGTAAACACTTTAAATTTGGAATGCTTCAGCAAATATCAAAATTAATACAAATTATAATCAAcagactattttttttcttcatgtttttatCTTGAAATTCATCACTCCACAGAAACAAACATTCTGCTATTTTTCCTAGATTCAGttattcaaaataaatacaaataaatctTGTCAGCATAAATCCTCAGTTTCAGAAGTTGATTGGATTATTTCAAGTTGTTTGTCAGTAATAATTAGGCATCTTGATTCTAGAGTAGTAGAAGTAATCACATCAGGTTAGGAAAACTATTTTAGTTGGTGTTTCTTCTTTGATTATATGGTCTTCAATAATTCAATAAATTtctattcaatttttttttttcctagatgcTAGCAAAGCATTTGGATAATGAAGAAGTCAACCAGCTACCTGTAGTTCTTAAAGAGCCTGCCATGGAAAGTGTTTTGGAAGTGTTCTAGGGTTTTGTCATTGttgtcttttgtttgtttgtttcacttAGTAATAATCTTTATGATATGCCTAATACTCACTTATTTCATATAGCTTATGTCCAGCAGCTTAGAACCTTAGAACTTTAGAAGCTTGTTAGTCTTTTTTTATTGTGGAGGATGCAAAGTCATACCTGACAAGCTATATTGTACTGGGGTCTGGGACTagatttctttctgaaatatgtCTCAGATATATTTGTTTTTAGACTCCTGAAGTTCAGCTGAATGGAGCAGAAGAGGAACTGATGCCTCATACAGGGATatttcaaaacttatttctgatTGCTTGTGAGACATGCCTTACACTGTCTGGGTAGATAGCACAAAAATGTGGCTCAGACCTACCAGAGCACATTCTGCATCTTACTACCCAGACAGATTGTGATCAGGAAAGCTAGGGGGGCTGAGTTTAGAGGTCTTTTGAGAGTATGGGGACATCTGAGGTTACTGTTCTGTTGCCAGAGGCAGTGGGGCTGTGAAGGGCCTGGGACACAAAGCTGATGGAAATCTGTTGATAGCTGTCACAGTATAGAATGTATGTTACAGGTACAGTTtgcactggcttttttttctgaatatctgGACACCCCTATAATATAGACATGGTCACATACTTGTCTTTCAGAGATATTCTATACACACAATATGTTCAATTTTGTGTGAATACACATGGAATAGAATTCTGTATTGTTGGTGTGTGTTTCCACAGGACTTCCTTTGGGATTTCTTGAACCACCAGGAGGGTCCACGTATAAGAGATCGTTTAAGCCATGGAGAGATCAATCTAGAAACATTTCCCAGAGAAATAGCTAACCAAATAGTTGGATTTGCTATTACAATTCTCTGCAGATTCTCAGATGAGGCTATGTTTTCTCTTAAGGTAGGGACCAGTATTTTGTtctcagaagattttttttttgttattttggatacaaaatattattttagagTTTTATGACTGAATCTTTCCTGACAACTGCTTCTTGTGCAAATGAAATATTCCTCCAAGTAAAAAAATGTGAAACCTAGTTTTGTAGTGAAATAAGTACAGAAGGTTTTCCAAAATGTTACCCTTTCCTGTTGTGCTATAATTTGTTGGCTGAACCAGTCCTTATTCAAATGGTTGATCTGTAAATTATAATGATTCCAGTTAATTTTGTCAAATTGTACTGATGAACCAGCCTGTTTATCTGCAGAATTATCTGAAAGGTATGTAGAACATCTGTGGCTCACCCACTGGGGTATGTAGTGTGTAGTTattgagattttcttttcctgagacACTGTAAATAGTAGTGCCTTCCTAATAGAAGTGTTACTTGTATCTATACTTACACTATGAATTTGTAAACACTTTTTGCTTAGCACTGTGTTTCTCAACATCAGCAATTATTGTGTTTGCTCTCCCCAGTTTCCTGTTTATATTTGAGATTACTGCTTTCAATATCTTGCAGCAACCTATGAGATAAATCTTCCATTTATTAGTTGCAgttctttttttggtttctcAAGATGTATTGTGTGCTGCTGCACTAAGAGAATACTTTGTTGCTTTTCTGTCAGCTGCTGTCAGGCTTCATAGTTAAAATATGTGAAATTAAGCTTTAACCACTCATTGTACTGATTACTTCTTTCAACCCTTAGACATTTGGAAGTGTTTATTGACATCAGTGCTATAGGTGGCATGCATAAAATGAAGTCTAAGTCTGCATATGGTTAGAACAGCTTAGAGAAACTGTTGTGTATTGTCTGTGATCTTGTAAATCAGGAACAAATGGTCATAAAACCACTGATGAGCTGTGCAAGTTGCTACCAATCTCGATTTCATCCAATTTCCCAACTCAAGAAACAGGTAGGTACTTCCATCTGTGACAGCATTGTGGTCCTTAAAATTCTGAATCCTCAAAATTATCTAATTCTTCATGCTTTGATTGTCCTAAAAAAAGTTCAaactttacatatttttattatttcttttggtttattttttaaaacataaaggAAATCAGAGTTGCTAAAATGAGATATAATTATGCACGCTCCTGTTAATGCAATTAATACCATATTTGTTTTCTAGATCACTAAATAGTCTAAATCACTAAATTCTTACCTGAGTGTTTGCTTTACTGTAGTTTTCTTAATCTCCATATGTTTTTTTATGTCAGAACCACTGCTAGGTCCTGTCTCCAGGATTAGGCTGTTACTAAGTTTTTTTACTGTATGAAGGCCAGCTGTTAAGATTCTGTCATGGTAGCAAAATCTACTTTCCAATGTAGTTCTCTGCCAATCAATTTAATGAACTGCTTGAGGATGTTTCTCTATTGATTTGAGATTGCAGTAGACATACCTAGTCCTTTTATTTTCAACAGCATGCAAACAGTGTGTTGCAAAAGTAATGTtagttaattttttatatttaaaaaaaatagaatattaaATTCGTTTGTTCAGATAATGTTTTAGCATGGAAGTGTACATCCAGACTTTTTGCCCTAACCTAAACCTTAACAAATGAAGTTAGCTTACACAGTTATGACTAGTGAACAAATAACTTCCTGTCTGTTGCAGTTTTTTTCTAAATGGGCCACTAACAAAAGCATGTCAAAGTCTCTactttacaaaatatttttcattgtatGTTTTTGAGGTGCTGGAATGTATGAAGAGCATCCATTTATGGCCTGAATTGGCAACAGTGCctgaggaaaaagaacaaaagattAAAGGGTATGTATGTGTTGTATAAGATCAACATAACTCCTTATTCTGAAAAGGACTAGGTAACCAGTGGGAAACTTTATGTAAGATATTAGTTAGAAAAAGAATGTAGCATTCTATCATCATTTTAAAAGGAGGAAGTCATTAATAATATCACTGGAGGATATTGTACTTGTTTAGAactgagagaagaaaatttaatGCATCTATCATATAACCAGTATACTGTAGGCTTTTTATGAATGGAGGATTAAGAGGGGTTTTGAATATTGCTAACAATGAGAAAAGGTTTCTTTAGttggagaaagaaaatcttGCTTGTAAGgtagaagggaaagaaattatatGAGAGCATTATAGTGGATGCTGAATACACTGCTATCCAAAAAATCTGCATCTTGATCTATGCCATTTAAGAAATAAGTACTTGACCATTTTATAGtgtcaaatattatttttttctctcttgtttttaAGGTTGGAAGGAAATGCTGAAGCTAATGCTTTAATTTTGATGATATCTGAAATTATATCTCAGTTGCAGCATTATATGCCCCAGAATTGCTGTAGTTCAGATGATCCTATCAACAGTGTCCTAACAGAGAGGTGAGTTTGATGCCCTCCTGGTTCCTGCTGTCAGCATCTACTTGCAGCCCAAAGTAAGAATTCTCAAACCTAAATTATCCTGTGCCTGTTTGCAGAGAAACACTTGAAATGTTGTATGCACTTTTCTAGTGTTGCTACTGATTTAATCTGAAAATTTTAGGATTGAAGCTGAACATCATCTTCAAAATAAGGATGAGACATTGTACATTTTGGAATTACAGTAGAGATTTTACTTGGAAATTAGACtgaaaaaataaccttttttttttcagaccacaaaaccaaaatactttAAGTATTTGTGTACTTACTAGATTAGGTTGGGTTTTAGCCTGGTTTGTGCTAAAACTGCATCAGAAAATCGTTTTAGTGTGCTTGATGTCACAGCTGTGTGTGGTGTTCAAAATGGCAATAGGCTGCTATGTAATTCTATTCTTCATACTCTAATATCAAgattcagaaagagaaaatatcttGTTATACTTAGTGTCAGACTTGGAGGTGTGTTAGTTCCAGTGCCCAATTTGGAATAATAATCAAAATAGTTTGACTTTTAATTGCCACTCTTAGAGCAGCCTTAAGATTCCCACGACTGAATGAATATGTTGAACAAAACATATCCTAATCAAACCCATTAGGCATGAGTGGCATATAGCCAAGAGGACTTTACCTGTTGCTGATTTTACCTGTTACTTACATAGCATGTGGATCTTCTGCTTCCTACCCACCAATATGCAAATTCATTATTTGGAGGAAAGAAGCCTAATTATTGGTGTGTTAGACCTTTAGAGTGTTCTGCCTTTATCACTTCACAGGGATAAACTGAGCATGAGGGAGATTAAGAAACACTTCTATAAGAACAGAGGGAGATTAAGAAACACTTCTATAAGAACAGAGTGTTTAAAGTGATGTGTGACGCATTAGTGTAGCAGATATGACAGCAGGAAGATATTTGTGAGCTTTAATAAAGCATGATCTGGTGTGGtgttgattaaaaaaatggCCTCACCACCTGCATTTTACGCAATGTTAAGTCTGCTTCTTGTTCTGCCCAGAAGAAAGACCACACACTAATGGGAGTACTAATTAATAGCATTTGTTTCAGTGAGTTTTATTTTGGTGGAGGTTAATTCATTGTGAGTTGAGCTATGGTGGGAGACTTcaaccacagccctgctgtgattTGATGTGTTCAGTGTATAATTTCAGCCAGGCAGTTTTGTTTATTGTGGTTGTGTTTCTTTGATCTGAAATGGGA
This window contains:
- the ERMARD gene encoding endoplasmic reticulum membrane-associated RNA degradation protein isoform X1 codes for the protein MALPDSVTTCLSQPVHYVICKLGFEKKDTYDIDNILSGNGEVCWPAVTEHVCYLESDQSVDYINSIRSLGPVCESVNSYFKSLTKEQFVIQYASWFHWTNCTEVFLEVFDVLQSTQATGVALGLMKLTSCLERALGDVYLLKGNDCPFLLRDLLASEQLADVFGQAVMNVLRVFIGSPHGLNLRNVLWHGFASPQEIPAKYCAMLLFLTAGLGQLLQTYLLQTKSVLVHRPYVIFISLEELDAFPDLNSEILSIAEELVKLSSFVLKIMLPFWIAALTAFKQSRYADSVILLLPQLEAGLRLLFTTTNKCPNRLLTAESSALYTTFDEMLAKHLDNEEVNQLPVVLKEPAMDFLWDFLNHQEGPRIRDRLSHGEINLETFPREIANQIVGFAITILCRFSDEAMFSLKEQMVIKPLMSCASCYQSRFHPISQLKKQVLECMKSIHLWPELATVPEEKEQKIKGLEGNAEANALILMISEIISQLQHYMPQNCCSSDDPINSVLTERLLVELCDTHICTLYCPRPVLEVVVVLRKISAQCHQVSRQVIAGAGLRHTQWLNKTLRSRQRHNYRRMLNSIKFLSPVLRLILLLITVELVSVHSVCKKNPFDYQQYLKFLKSVLQYTENLVTYTSPDKNKWDETMELTKKTLIKIKKISDRKLMLMHLAT